CGAGCATCACGAACAGGTAGGCGTCCGCGGCCGTGAAGGCGTCGCCCGTCAGGTACGGTGTCGCGGCCAGACACTGCTCCATGTAGCTCATCGTGCGACGAAGCTTCTGCCGGTGCAGCACCTTTGCTGCCTCCGGCATGGCGGGGTTGAACAGCGGCCCGATGGTCTTGTGAAGCTCCGAGCCGACGTAGCTGAGCCACTCCATCACGCGGTACCGCGCGAGCGTGCCAGGTCTCGGCACGAGACATGATTCAGGACTGAGATCGCCAAGCAGTTGCAGGATGACGCCGACCTCGGTGTGGAGTTCACCCGAGCCGAGTCTGAGCGCCGGAACCGCGTCCTTGGGGTTCAGGTCCTTGTACACGGCACCGCTGGAGAGCAGGACGTGGGGCTGGGTGTAGATGTCGACGAACTCGACCGCGTGAGGCGTGCCGAGTTCGAGCATGATGATGTGGACAGCCGCCGAGCAGGCGAGCGGCGACGCGTAGAGCGTCACGGGAGCGCCTTCGATGCCCGATACGAGTTCGTTGAATCCGCTCATGAGTGACCTCCTCGCGTCTCCGCGATGCCCACGTGCGTCGCGCGGGCGCGCGTGTGCCCGGATTGCCCATCCTTCACGTCGCTGAGGGTGCGCGTGAACGTCGGCACGATGGGGCGCGAGGCATCGAGGGGCCGCGTGGTCCTGCGGGACTCATTCGTCATCGGGTTCTCCTGGCTGCGTGGCGGACTCAAACTACGGTTCGCCACCTCGGCGTGCCTGCCCAAGTCTCCGAGAGAGTTGCCTGTTTCTCCGCATCTCCGCAGGATGGGGCATGTGCCCGAGACCCGAGCAACCGACATGGCGCTCCGAGGAGAGCTCGAACGCTTGACCCACCTGGCGCTGCGGCTCGTTCCACCTTCGCCACAAGGCACACCACGGATGGTGACTCCAAGGCGAGGGCTCCATGTCCTGCGCCAGCAGGCTCCCACCGAATTCGAGGCGACCCTCTACGAGCCAATGCTCTGCCTGATTCTCCAGGGCAAGAAGGAGATGACGTTCGGCGAGCGCACGTATCGGCTCGGCGCCGGCGCGTGCGCGTTGGTCAGTCACGACCTGCCCATCCTCTCTCGCATCCGAGAGGCGCCCTATCTGGTGGTGCTTCTCAACATCGACGTCGACGTGCTGCGCGGCCTCCACGAAGACGTCGGAGATCTCGCGGTGCGGGATGAGGGCCATGCGCTCGAGGTTCATCGCGCGGAGGCGCACCTCCTCGACGCCGTTGGTCGCTACCTCGCGCTCTCCGAATCGGAGATGGACGCACGAGTGCTCGCCTCGATGCGCCTCAAGGAACTCCATTATCGCCTGCTGACTTCGCCGCTCGGGCCCATGCTTCGAAGCCTGCTTCGGTACGACAGCCACGCGAGCGCGATTTCGCGCGCCATCGCGCTCTTGCGACGCGACTTCCGCTCCCCGGTGGTCGTCGAGGAGTTGGCGCGCGCGGTTGGAATGAGCGTTTCTTCCTTCCACGCGCACTTCAAGAACGTCACGTCGTCGTCGCCTCTTCAGTACCAAAAAAGCCTGCGCCTGCTCGAAGCGCGAAGGCGTCTCGTCACTGGCGCCGCGACAGTCACCACTGCCGCCTTTGACGTGGGCTATGAGAGCCCCTCACAGTTCAGTCGGGAGTACGCA
The sequence above is drawn from the Myxococcus fulvus genome and encodes:
- a CDS encoding glutathione binding-like protein, whose translation is MSGFNELVSGIEGAPVTLYASPLACSAAVHIIMLELGTPHAVEFVDIYTQPHVLLSSGAVYKDLNPKDAVPALRLGSGELHTEVGVILQLLGDLSPESCLVPRPGTLARYRVMEWLSYVGSELHKTIGPLFNPAMPEAAKVLHRQKLRRTMSYMEQCLAATPYLTGDAFTAADAYLFVMLGWPLYFKVDLRPYPNLTRYHQHISERPSFLRMKKLIAPALDRMKLPAFPVFGDET
- a CDS encoding AraC family transcriptional regulator, with protein sequence MPETRATDMALRGELERLTHLALRLVPPSPQGTPRMVTPRRGLHVLRQQAPTEFEATLYEPMLCLILQGKKEMTFGERTYRLGAGACALVSHDLPILSRIREAPYLVVLLNIDVDVLRGLHEDVGDLAVRDEGHALEVHRAEAHLLDAVGRYLALSESEMDARVLASMRLKELHYRLLTSPLGPMLRSLLRYDSHASAISRAIALLRRDFRSPVVVEELARAVGMSVSSFHAHFKNVTSSSPLQYQKSLRLLEARRRLVTGAATVTTAAFDVGYESPSQFSREYARKFGNPPSHDVAKGAKIATGQER